In Pedobacter sp. WC2423, the following are encoded in one genomic region:
- a CDS encoding ATP-binding protein: MKIKTKLRLGFGFLFVVVLLFGSISLYYMNQISVSAKVILKDNYETLSYTREMRSILDQNDLPLTPGLQKKFAKQLSLESKNVTENGEGEAVATLKKSFHELTNPAQQKTALAKIRSQLTIIDKLNMDGIVRKNYVAQKSVEKASLYLITAASFCFLVLFSFIVNFPGFVANPLREFSEAIQEIGRKNYKQRLVFDGTDEFSELASSFNEMVEQLNKWENSNLAKIQSEKLRIEAIIEQMQDAIIGLNEKQEILFMNKVAAQILNLDENKVNGSNVKDLMKKNDLLARIMNNQKNDQPIKIYADQKESYFQLQKREIIVPIFEDQDSPVLQTGKTAGTVYILNNITQFKELDEAKTNFIATVSHELKTPISSIKMSLKLLDDERIGLMNTEQKQLIAHIKDDCSRLLKITSELLDLAQVETGNLQLNFVKAAPLEIVNYALNAVRFQAGQKNIQLELISKENLPVVNADVEKTAWVLINFLSNALRYSSEKSKVQIEIQEKKQGIEFSVRDFGKGIDEQYQKRLFDRYFQVPTDGNNKSGSGLGLAISKDFIEAENGKIWVESEIGEGSRFCFFLPVAE, translated from the coding sequence ATGAAAATAAAAACCAAACTCCGCCTCGGATTCGGATTCCTGTTTGTAGTCGTACTCCTATTCGGTTCCATCTCACTCTATTACATGAACCAGATCTCGGTTAGTGCAAAAGTGATTCTGAAAGACAACTACGAAACCCTGAGTTACACCAGAGAAATGCGTTCCATCCTTGACCAGAACGACCTTCCCCTCACACCCGGACTACAGAAGAAATTTGCAAAACAACTATCCCTCGAATCAAAAAACGTGACCGAGAACGGAGAAGGAGAGGCCGTAGCAACCCTCAAAAAATCATTCCACGAACTCACCAACCCTGCACAGCAAAAAACAGCACTCGCAAAGATCAGATCTCAACTCACGATTATCGACAAACTTAACATGGACGGTATCGTCAGAAAAAACTATGTCGCTCAAAAATCCGTTGAAAAAGCCAGCCTGTACCTCATTACAGCCGCCAGTTTCTGTTTCCTCGTTCTATTCTCTTTTATTGTCAACTTCCCCGGATTTGTCGCTAACCCGCTTAGAGAATTCTCCGAAGCCATACAAGAAATCGGGCGTAAAAACTATAAACAAAGACTCGTATTTGACGGCACAGATGAATTTTCAGAACTTGCCAGCTCATTCAATGAAATGGTTGAACAACTCAATAAATGGGAAAACAGTAACCTTGCAAAAATTCAATCAGAAAAGCTGCGTATCGAAGCCATCATTGAACAAATGCAAGACGCCATTATCGGGCTCAACGAAAAACAGGAAATTCTTTTCATGAATAAAGTTGCCGCACAAATCCTGAACCTTGATGAAAACAAAGTAAACGGATCCAACGTCAAAGACCTGATGAAAAAAAACGATCTTTTAGCCAGGATCATGAATAACCAAAAAAACGATCAGCCCATAAAAATCTACGCAGACCAGAAAGAATCCTACTTCCAGCTCCAGAAAAGAGAAATTATCGTACCCATATTTGAAGACCAGGATTCACCAGTTCTGCAAACCGGTAAAACCGCAGGAACCGTATACATCCTCAATAACATTACCCAATTTAAAGAACTCGACGAGGCTAAAACCAACTTTATCGCTACCGTGTCCCACGAACTTAAAACCCCTATATCCTCCATAAAAATGAGTTTAAAACTTCTGGATGACGAAAGGATCGGGCTGATGAACACAGAACAAAAACAACTCATAGCACACATCAAAGACGACTGTAGCCGTTTACTGAAAATCACCAGTGAACTCCTTGATCTCGCACAAGTAGAAACAGGCAACCTGCAATTAAACTTTGTCAAAGCCGCCCCGCTGGAAATCGTCAACTATGCCCTGAACGCAGTCCGCTTTCAAGCCGGACAAAAAAACATTCAACTCGAACTTATCAGTAAAGAAAACCTTCCCGTTGTAAACGCAGACGTAGAGAAAACAGCCTGGGTACTCATTAACTTTCTCTCTAACGCCTTGCGGTACAGCTCAGAAAAATCAAAAGTTCAAATAGAAATACAAGAGAAAAAACAAGGAATAGAATTCTCTGTACGGGATTTCGGAAAAGGAATAGACGAACAATACCAAAAACGGCTCTTTGACCGCTACTTCCAGGTACCCACAGACGGAAACAATAAATCAGGCTCAGGATTAGGACTTGCAATTTCCAAAGACTTTATCGAAGCCGAAAACGGTAAAATATGGGTAGAAAGTGAAATAGGAGAAGGAAGCCGCTTCTGCTTCTTCCTTCCCGTTGCTGAATAA
- the hutI gene encoding imidazolonepropionase — protein sequence MKKLIGPFSEILTLSGLALNGAINDDQLEIIRGGGIIVEDGKIVATGDFEDLRLANAALSLEKIEGEQVLLPGFIDCHTHICFAGSRAKDYSLRIQGKTYLEIAKSGGGIWDSVTQTRAAALSKLVELLKQRVQRHLTDGVTTIEIKSGYGLDISNELKMLRAIKEVALTTVADLIPTCLAAHLLPKDFEGSQVEYLDHVLADLLPLVKAEDLANRVDIFIEESAFDPQVSVSYLLAAKELGFEITVHADQFTTSGLEVAIEVGAVSADHLEASTEREAALLEGSETVAVVLPGASLGLGMQYAPARKLLDAGACLAIASDWNPGSAPMGDLLMQAAVMSAAEKLSTAEVFAGLTFRAAKALSLMDRGRLAEGMLADMQAYPCADYREILYHQGKIKPGIVWKKGIRI from the coding sequence ATGAAGAAACTAATCGGACCATTCAGCGAGATCCTGACCTTGTCGGGTTTGGCGCTGAATGGTGCTATAAATGACGACCAGCTTGAGATAATCCGTGGTGGCGGTATTATTGTGGAGGATGGGAAGATCGTGGCTACTGGTGATTTTGAAGACTTACGCCTTGCAAATGCAGCGCTGTCGTTAGAAAAAATTGAAGGGGAACAAGTTTTGCTTCCTGGTTTTATTGACTGTCATACGCATATCTGTTTTGCAGGAAGCAGGGCAAAGGATTATAGTCTTCGTATTCAGGGAAAAACTTACCTTGAAATTGCGAAAAGCGGCGGTGGTATCTGGGATTCTGTAACGCAGACACGCGCAGCAGCGTTGTCAAAGCTGGTGGAGCTTTTGAAGCAAAGAGTACAGCGGCATTTAACTGATGGGGTAACGACAATCGAGATTAAGAGTGGTTATGGACTGGATATAAGCAATGAGCTGAAAATGCTGAGAGCGATTAAAGAGGTTGCTTTAACCACTGTTGCCGATTTGATTCCTACTTGTTTGGCAGCACATCTTTTACCGAAAGATTTTGAGGGTTCACAGGTGGAGTATCTGGATCATGTACTGGCAGATTTATTACCGTTGGTGAAGGCGGAGGATCTGGCAAACCGGGTAGATATTTTCATCGAAGAGAGTGCTTTTGACCCCCAGGTTTCGGTTTCTTATTTACTGGCTGCAAAAGAATTGGGTTTTGAAATTACAGTACATGCTGATCAGTTTACAACCAGTGGACTGGAAGTGGCTATTGAGGTTGGCGCTGTTTCGGCAGATCATCTGGAAGCGAGTACGGAAAGGGAAGCTGCGCTATTGGAGGGTTCGGAGACGGTAGCGGTTGTACTTCCTGGTGCTTCTCTGGGCTTAGGGATGCAGTATGCGCCTGCCCGGAAGTTACTGGATGCTGGCGCTTGTCTGGCTATTGCAAGTGACTGGAATCCAGGGTCTGCGCCTATGGGAGATTTACTGATGCAGGCTGCGGTGATGAGTGCTGCGGAGAAACTGAGTACGGCTGAGGTATTCGCAGGACTGACTTTCAGAGCGGCAAAAGCGTTGAGCCTGATGGATCGTGGTAGGCTGGCTGAAGGAATGCTGGCTGATATGCAGGCTTATCCTTGTGCTGATTACAGAGAGATTTTATACCATCAGGGAAAAATTAAACCGGGCATCGTCTGGAAAAAAGGAATAAGAATATGA
- a CDS encoding sensor protein KdpD, with protein MVEDNKEQSVRQFLDLVKKSRRGKFKVYIGMSAGVGKTYRMLQEAHALLKNGIDIQIGYIETHNREETHALLAGIPLIPRRKLFYKGKEIEEMDVQAILSRNPEVVIVDELAHSNIEGSKNTKRWQDVMDILESGISVISAVNIQHLESMNEEIEKITGIPITERIPDRVLDIADEIVNIDLTADELIDRLKSGKIYDKTKIERALGNFFQSERILQLRELALREVAHHVERKISIEIPKQIKLRPERFMACISTNNVTAKIVIRKTARLASYYRSPWTVLYVQNNNESSDRIKLDLQRHLINNFKLATELGAEVIKVKSDEITKTIMRIAQEKEITTICIGKPHLNLFQVIMRTAVFNELLRNISSTETDLVILS; from the coding sequence ATTGTGGAAGATAATAAAGAACAATCAGTACGTCAATTCCTTGACCTGGTAAAGAAATCCCGCCGGGGTAAGTTCAAGGTATATATTGGTATGAGTGCGGGAGTTGGAAAAACCTACCGGATGCTGCAAGAAGCGCACGCTCTGCTCAAAAATGGAATTGACATACAAATCGGTTATATTGAAACCCATAACAGAGAAGAAACGCACGCCCTTTTAGCAGGAATTCCATTAATTCCCAGGCGTAAACTATTTTACAAAGGCAAGGAAATTGAAGAAATGGACGTGCAGGCTATCCTGAGCAGGAATCCCGAAGTAGTTATCGTAGATGAACTGGCGCACTCCAATATAGAAGGAAGCAAAAACACAAAACGCTGGCAGGACGTCATGGATATCCTTGAATCAGGCATTAGTGTAATCTCGGCTGTGAATATCCAGCACCTGGAAAGCATGAACGAGGAGATTGAGAAAATCACTGGAATCCCTATCACAGAGCGTATCCCGGATAGAGTGCTGGATATTGCAGATGAGATCGTGAACATTGACCTGACCGCTGATGAACTCATAGACCGGCTTAAATCCGGTAAAATATATGACAAAACAAAAATAGAAAGAGCCTTGGGGAACTTCTTTCAATCCGAACGAATCCTTCAGCTCAGAGAACTGGCGCTGCGGGAAGTAGCCCATCACGTAGAAAGAAAGATCAGTATAGAAATCCCTAAACAAATCAAGCTCAGACCAGAGCGTTTCATGGCCTGTATCTCCACCAATAACGTGACCGCTAAGATTGTTATCCGTAAAACAGCCAGGCTGGCTTCCTATTACAGATCTCCCTGGACCGTACTCTATGTGCAGAATAATAATGAAAGTAGTGACCGGATTAAACTAGATTTGCAAAGGCATCTGATCAATAACTTTAAGCTCGCCACAGAACTTGGCGCAGAAGTAATCAAAGTGAAAAGTGATGAAATCACCAAAACCATTATGAGAATTGCCCAGGAAAAAGAAATCACGACCATCTGTATCGGGAAACCTCATCTGAACCTCTTTCAGGTGATCATGAGAACTGCCGTATTCAACGAATTACTGCGGAACATTTCATCAACAGAAACAGATCTCGTTATTCTATCTTAA
- the hutU gene encoding urocanate hydratase, giving the protein MTTSEFINTYAKHPFYKAPRGMQLHAKSWQTESVLRMLLNNLDGEVAENPEELVVYGGIGQAARNPESLRKIIEILLELDEHHSLLVQSGKPVGIIRSHPQAPRVLIANSNLVPAWANWEHFNELRSKGLMMYGQMTAGSWIYIGTQGILQGTYETFVECGRQHFGHDLTGKLIVSAGIGGMGGAQPLAATMAGAIFLGADVDETRIQKRVDTQYIDRITHSYEEAINWVNEAKATGAAISIGIVMDAGDLLERLTADGLVPDILTDQTSAHDPLNGYVPNGLSLPEALALRKSDPEKYKALSLKSMARHVAFMLELQKLGAVTFDYGNNLREFAKQGGEKDAFNFPGFTPAYIRPLFCEGKGPFRWVALSGDPEDIYVTDRALMEAFPENTHLINWLQKAQDKISFQGLPARICWLGMGEREKAGLIFNELVASGKVKGPIVIGRDHLDCGSVASPNRETESMKDGSDAVSDWPLLNLMANTSGGATWVSFHHGGGVGMGYSQHAGMVVLADGTERAASCISRVLYNDPAMGIFRHADAGYEQAEIWAEKFGLKIG; this is encoded by the coding sequence ATGACGACTTCAGAATTTATTAACACCTACGCCAAACATCCGTTTTATAAAGCACCAAGAGGGATGCAACTGCATGCTAAAAGCTGGCAGACAGAGTCTGTATTGCGCATGCTGCTGAATAACCTGGATGGAGAGGTTGCAGAAAACCCGGAAGAATTAGTAGTTTATGGCGGTATTGGCCAGGCTGCACGTAACCCGGAATCTTTACGTAAAATCATTGAGATTCTTTTGGAACTGGATGAACATCATTCTCTATTGGTACAATCGGGTAAACCAGTCGGTATCATCAGAAGCCATCCTCAGGCACCACGTGTTTTAATTGCGAATAGTAATTTAGTACCTGCATGGGCAAATTGGGAGCATTTCAATGAATTGCGCAGCAAAGGATTAATGATGTACGGCCAGATGACAGCGGGTAGCTGGATTTATATTGGTACGCAGGGTATTTTACAGGGTACTTACGAGACATTTGTAGAGTGTGGCCGTCAGCATTTCGGTCATGATCTGACAGGTAAACTGATTGTGAGTGCTGGTATTGGTGGTATGGGTGGCGCGCAACCTTTAGCAGCAACGATGGCTGGTGCTATTTTTTTAGGTGCTGATGTAGACGAAACAAGAATTCAAAAGCGTGTAGATACGCAGTATATTGACCGGATTACACATTCTTATGAAGAAGCGATTAACTGGGTAAATGAAGCTAAAGCAACTGGTGCGGCTATTTCTATCGGAATCGTCATGGATGCGGGAGATTTACTGGAGCGTTTAACTGCTGATGGCTTAGTTCCTGATATCCTGACTGACCAGACTTCTGCACATGATCCTTTGAATGGTTATGTTCCTAACGGTTTATCTTTACCTGAGGCGCTTGCTTTAAGAAAAAGTGATCCTGAAAAGTACAAGGCATTATCATTGAAAAGTATGGCCCGCCATGTGGCTTTCATGCTTGAATTGCAAAAACTGGGAGCAGTTACTTTTGATTATGGAAATAACTTAAGAGAGTTTGCTAAACAAGGTGGAGAAAAAGATGCGTTTAACTTTCCCGGTTTTACGCCTGCTTATATCAGACCGTTATTCTGTGAAGGTAAAGGCCCGTTCAGATGGGTTGCTTTATCTGGTGATCCTGAAGATATCTATGTAACGGATCGTGCGCTAATGGAAGCATTTCCAGAAAATACGCATTTAATTAACTGGCTGCAAAAAGCTCAGGATAAAATTAGTTTCCAGGGTTTACCGGCACGTATTTGCTGGTTAGGTATGGGCGAACGCGAAAAAGCGGGTCTGATTTTCAATGAGCTGGTAGCAAGCGGCAAAGTTAAAGGGCCGATCGTGATTGGCCGTGATCATTTGGATTGTGGTTCTGTAGCTTCTCCTAACCGTGAAACTGAATCTATGAAAGATGGTTCTGATGCAGTTTCTGACTGGCCGTTATTAAACTTGATGGCTAATACTTCGGGTGGTGCAACCTGGGTTTCTTTCCATCATGGTGGTGGTGTGGGAATGGGTTATTCTCAGCATGCGGGAATGGTTGTTCTGGCAGACGGAACTGAGCGTGCAGCGAGCTGCATCAGCCGTGTGTTATATAATGATCCGGCTATGGGTATCTTCCGTCATGCGGATGCGGGTTATGAGCAGGCAGAAATATGGGCTGAAAAGTTCGGTTTAAAAATAGGATAG
- a CDS encoding LTA synthase family protein, whose protein sequence is MVQLIFKGRYSVLFSFFAVFLFSSFLIRTGLLAVSSGKTDFSILSIIQLYFTGFFYDFGVALFLVTLFSIYLLFLPQKWVNTLTNKIITYGWLFLILLISFFSFFAELTFWQEFESRFNFIAVDYLIYTYEVVNNINESYPLPLLIGGVLLLVLLVMFLFAKRKVFTHAFQSSTPFRTRLMISGSLLILTILYPLFVRNSFAERGTNRYQNELSKAGIYSFFAAFKNNELDYNDFYTLLPKNEAFKVIRNELKESNSTFVTSGNSIKREINNTGTTYKPNVIMITVESLSADFMEHFGNTQKLMPVLDSLATTNLLFTNMYATGTRTVRGMEALTLASPPTPGSSVVRRQGNEKLTTVGHIFEKAGYSRAFFYGGDGYFDNMNEYFGSNGFDIIDRGRNIKLDDAYETKRTIIQDDQVHFENAWGISDEDLFAAVTRGADAEFKQGKPFYNFVMTTSNHRPFTFPEGKIKYTSGSGREGAVRYTDYAIGEFLKNISNKPWYKNTVIIIVADHCASSAGRNEIDINKYHIPCVILNLPKKGSQVIDKMCSQIDIYPTLFSLLGWKYESNLYGKNLFDPTYQPRAVLGTYQKLAYLKQDSLVILGPQQKMETFLYNKAKNEQVPAKLSKRVTDQAIANYQTAYDLFKSGGMHQ, encoded by the coding sequence ATGGTCCAATTAATATTTAAAGGCAGGTACAGTGTTCTGTTTTCCTTTTTTGCTGTTTTTTTATTCAGCTCTTTTTTAATCCGGACAGGTCTGCTGGCCGTTTCATCTGGTAAGACAGATTTTTCCATACTATCTATTATTCAATTATATTTTACAGGCTTTTTCTATGACTTTGGGGTAGCCCTTTTCCTGGTTACACTTTTCAGTATATACCTGTTATTTTTACCTCAGAAGTGGGTAAACACCCTTACTAATAAAATCATTACTTATGGCTGGTTGTTCCTGATCCTGTTGATTTCCTTTTTCTCTTTCTTTGCAGAACTTACCTTCTGGCAGGAATTTGAAAGCCGTTTTAACTTTATCGCGGTCGATTACCTGATTTATACCTACGAAGTTGTAAACAATATCAATGAATCCTATCCATTACCACTTTTGATAGGAGGTGTGCTGTTATTGGTACTACTGGTGATGTTTCTGTTTGCGAAAAGAAAAGTTTTTACCCATGCTTTTCAATCCAGTACTCCGTTCCGCACCCGGTTAATGATTTCTGGTTCCTTATTAATCCTGACCATACTTTATCCTTTATTTGTTCGCAATTCATTCGCTGAAAGAGGAACTAACCGTTATCAGAATGAGTTATCTAAGGCCGGGATTTATTCTTTTTTTGCTGCTTTTAAGAACAATGAACTGGATTATAACGATTTCTATACTTTATTACCTAAAAATGAGGCTTTCAAGGTAATCAGAAATGAATTAAAAGAGTCGAACAGTACTTTTGTGACCAGCGGAAACTCTATCAAAAGAGAGATCAATAATACGGGAACTACCTATAAACCCAATGTAATCATGATTACGGTGGAAAGTCTGAGTGCTGATTTTATGGAACACTTTGGCAATACGCAGAAGCTGATGCCGGTACTTGATTCTCTGGCAACCACTAATTTGCTGTTTACCAATATGTATGCTACCGGAACCAGAACCGTGAGAGGGATGGAAGCCTTAACTTTAGCCAGCCCGCCTACACCAGGAAGCAGTGTAGTGAGAAGACAAGGGAATGAAAAACTAACTACGGTCGGACATATTTTTGAAAAGGCCGGGTATAGCAGAGCCTTCTTTTATGGTGGCGATGGCTACTTTGATAATATGAATGAATATTTTGGCAGCAATGGATTTGATATTATAGACAGAGGAAGAAATATTAAACTGGATGATGCTTATGAAACCAAAAGAACAATTATTCAGGACGATCAGGTTCATTTTGAAAATGCCTGGGGAATAAGTGATGAAGACTTATTTGCTGCGGTTACCCGTGGTGCTGATGCAGAATTTAAACAGGGTAAACCATTTTATAATTTTGTGATGACGACTTCTAATCACCGTCCATTCACTTTTCCGGAAGGTAAGATTAAGTATACCTCGGGAAGTGGAAGAGAAGGAGCAGTACGCTATACGGATTATGCAATCGGTGAATTCCTGAAGAATATAAGCAACAAACCATGGTATAAAAATACAGTCATTATTATAGTTGCTGACCATTGTGCAAGCAGTGCAGGCAGAAATGAGATTGATATTAATAAATACCATATCCCATGTGTCATTCTCAATTTGCCAAAAAAGGGCAGCCAGGTAATTGATAAAATGTGTTCTCAAATTGATATCTATCCTACATTATTCAGTTTGCTGGGCTGGAAATATGAGAGTAATTTATATGGAAAGAATCTTTTTGATCCCACTTATCAGCCCCGCGCAGTTCTGGGTACTTATCAAAAGCTGGCTTACCTGAAACAGGATAGCCTGGTGATTCTTGGCCCGCAGCAAAAAATGGAAACCTTCCTGTATAACAAGGCAAAGAATGAACAGGTTCCTGCTAAATTATCAAAAAGAGTAACCGATCAGGCAATTGCGAACTATCAGACTGCTTACGATTTATTCAAAAGCGGAGGAATGCACCAATAA
- the hutH gene encoding histidine ammonia-lyase produces MHNSFFYGTDHLTSGICLAIAAGQTKGRISPEAAANIQSSWEEVQKIVRSQKPVYGVNTGFGPLCDTHISEKDTSLLQSNILKSHSVGVGKPIPLEIAKIMMITKVQALAKGFSGIAPQTLARIIWHIDNDIIPFVPEKGSVGASGDLAPLSHLFLPLIGLGEVFIHGEKVSAAKMLEQYDLKPIVLGPKEGLALINGTQFILAFAVKAVQRLNDALDLADLSGAMSLEGLTGSTRPFDERLHNLRPYKGTKLVAHRLSAILEGSAIGTSHINCSRVQDPYSIRCMPQVHGASRNAWLHLKELTEIELNSVTDNPVIFSAEDTISGGNFHGQPLAMVLDYATVAAAELGNIADRRCYLMNEGKYDLPKLLIADAGLNSGLMIPQYTTAALVTENKTLCFPASADSVPTSLGQEDHVSMGSISGRKLHMVIDNLEFIQAIELLYAAQAIEFRRPLKSTPVIEACHNLIRNHVPYIKEDRLFADDINQLHHLITNGSLLQTANETAIANHINLFNDDDFRIY; encoded by the coding sequence ATGCATAACTCATTTTTTTATGGAACTGACCACCTGACCAGTGGAATTTGCTTGGCTATTGCAGCAGGTCAGACCAAAGGCCGGATTAGTCCTGAAGCAGCAGCAAATATTCAATCTTCCTGGGAAGAAGTACAAAAAATTGTTCGTAGCCAAAAACCAGTATATGGCGTGAATACAGGATTCGGCCCATTATGTGATACCCATATATCAGAAAAAGACACTTCGCTTTTACAAAGCAATATCCTTAAAAGTCATAGTGTTGGTGTAGGTAAGCCAATTCCTCTGGAAATTGCCAAAATTATGATGATTACTAAAGTTCAGGCTTTAGCTAAGGGGTTTTCTGGCATTGCGCCACAAACATTAGCACGTATTATCTGGCATATTGACAATGATATTATTCCTTTTGTTCCTGAAAAAGGTTCGGTAGGTGCTTCTGGTGACCTGGCTCCCCTATCTCACCTGTTCCTGCCTTTAATTGGTTTAGGTGAAGTGTTTATCCATGGAGAAAAAGTTTCCGCTGCAAAAATGCTGGAACAATATGATTTGAAACCAATCGTATTAGGCCCGAAAGAAGGCCTGGCCCTGATTAACGGAACGCAGTTTATACTTGCTTTCGCTGTTAAAGCGGTTCAGCGTTTAAACGATGCATTGGATCTGGCCGATTTAAGCGGAGCAATGTCTTTAGAAGGCCTGACTGGTTCTACCCGTCCGTTTGATGAACGTTTACATAATTTAAGACCTTATAAAGGCACTAAACTGGTTGCCCACCGCTTATCTGCAATCCTGGAAGGTTCAGCAATCGGAACCTCACATATCAATTGCAGCCGCGTACAGGATCCTTATTCTATCCGCTGTATGCCACAGGTACATGGCGCTTCGCGTAATGCCTGGTTACATTTAAAAGAATTAACGGAAATTGAGCTGAACTCAGTGACTGATAATCCGGTTATTTTTAGTGCAGAAGATACGATCAGTGGTGGAAATTTCCACGGACAGCCTTTAGCGATGGTGCTTGATTATGCAACGGTTGCCGCAGCAGAATTAGGAAATATTGCAGATCGCCGTTGTTACCTGATGAATGAAGGCAAATATGATTTACCAAAATTACTGATTGCCGATGCTGGTTTAAACTCTGGTTTAATGATCCCTCAGTATACCACAGCAGCATTGGTAACCGAGAACAAAACTTTATGCTTTCCGGCAAGTGCGGATAGCGTCCCTACTTCTCTGGGACAGGAAGACCATGTTTCTATGGGTTCTATCAGTGGAAGAAAGCTGCATATGGTAATTGATAACCTGGAATTTATCCAGGCGATTGAACTTTTATATGCTGCACAAGCTATAGAATTCAGACGGCCGTTGAAATCAACACCAGTAATCGAGGCCTGCCACAATTTAATCAGAAACCATGTTCCTTATATCAAAGAAGACCGTCTTTTTGCGGACGATATTAATCAATTACATCATTTGATAACTAACGGTTCATTATTGCAGACTGCTAATGAAACTGCCATTGCTAACCATATTAACCTATTCAACGATGACGACTTCAGAATTTATTAA
- the hutG gene encoding formimidoylglutamase — protein MIDSLFYQKTSAETWTGRNDGTDLAVQRWHQRVILVDLLHGVIPLLSPGQKGIALIGFSCDEGVRRNGGRVGAKDGPAHFRKACCNLPVHFDEDAVFLDLGDVVCMGQDMEGAQRSLSEVVSFALANGYRPLVIGGGHEVAYGHYTGINDYLKKPDSLGIINFDAHFDLREPNEHGTNSGTGFFQIAEDCKASGKPFSYLPVGIQLNSNTKHLFDTAAGLGVKHIHAEGFMAANQEVIKHQLEEFIAGSSHIYLTICMDVFSSSFAPGVSAAAFSGLIPDAFFFSCLKSVMAGGKVISMDIAECNPVFDQDQRTAKLAAALAFSMIT, from the coding sequence ATGATAGACTCTTTATTTTATCAAAAAACATCGGCTGAAACGTGGACTGGTCGTAATGACGGAACTGATCTGGCTGTTCAGCGCTGGCATCAGCGGGTGATTCTGGTTGATCTTCTGCATGGGGTTATCCCATTGCTATCACCCGGTCAAAAAGGAATTGCCTTAATTGGTTTTTCTTGTGATGAAGGGGTGAGACGTAATGGTGGCAGAGTTGGCGCTAAGGATGGCCCTGCTCATTTCCGCAAGGCTTGTTGCAATTTACCTGTTCATTTTGATGAGGATGCTGTGTTTCTTGATTTGGGAGATGTGGTTTGTATGGGCCAGGATATGGAAGGTGCGCAACGTTCGCTTTCTGAGGTGGTTAGCTTTGCTTTAGCGAATGGTTACCGGCCTTTGGTTATTGGTGGTGGTCATGAGGTTGCTTATGGTCATTATACCGGTATTAATGATTATTTGAAGAAGCCTGATAGCCTTGGGATTATCAATTTTGATGCACATTTTGATTTACGCGAACCTAATGAGCATGGTACAAACTCTGGCACTGGATTTTTTCAGATTGCAGAGGATTGTAAGGCGTCAGGGAAACCTTTCAGCTATCTGCCTGTTGGAATTCAGCTGAACAGCAATACGAAGCATTTGTTTGATACGGCTGCGGGGTTGGGTGTAAAGCATATCCATGCGGAGGGTTTTATGGCTGCTAATCAGGAAGTGATTAAGCACCAACTGGAGGAGTTTATTGCAGGTTCATCGCATATTTACCTGACAATTTGTATGGATGTATTTTCCTCTTCGTTTGCTCCGGGGGTAAGTGCGGCCGCTTTTAGTGGTCTTATTCCTGATGCGTTTTTCTTTAGTTGTTTAAAGTCTGTTATGGCTGGTGGCAAGGTGATCAGTATGGATATTGCAGAGTGTAATCCGGTTTTTGATCAAGACCAGCGCACGGCTAAGTTAGCTGCTGCGCTGGCCTTTAGTATGATCACCTAA
- a CDS encoding MarR family winged helix-turn-helix transcriptional regulator: MNYYQSLGYLVLGSRLKRLSELFLSEINKSYKAEGIVFETTWFPVFYLLSENKTLTIQELCEQIEVSHPAASQLVTNLKNKGLVISTTSAEDARKQLVTLSEEGKALLERIIPVWDAITATMEEVAGASEEGSAILATLTKLETTFKSIDIVKNIQHKIHHPVKSTSNA, translated from the coding sequence ATGAATTACTATCAGTCATTAGGATATTTAGTGTTAGGCAGCCGGTTGAAACGGTTGAGTGAACTCTTTCTTTCAGAAATCAATAAATCATACAAGGCAGAAGGCATCGTCTTTGAAACCACCTGGTTCCCTGTATTCTACTTACTCTCTGAAAACAAAACATTAACCATTCAGGAACTATGTGAACAGATTGAAGTCTCTCATCCCGCAGCCAGTCAACTGGTGACCAATCTTAAAAATAAAGGTTTAGTCATCAGCACAACCAGCGCTGAAGATGCCCGTAAACAATTAGTGACTTTGAGCGAAGAAGGCAAAGCACTTTTAGAGCGGATCATTCCTGTTTGGGATGCCATCACTGCAACCATGGAAGAAGTAGCAGGAGCAAGCGAGGAAGGCAGCGCGATATTAGCTACGCTGACTAAGCTGGAAACTACCTTTAAATCCATCGATATCGTTAAAAATATTCAACATAAAATACATCACCCTGTTAAATCTACATCCAATGCATAA